The sequence ACTACATACTCGTTTACAAAGAGAAAGTTTACCGGGCCGAAAACTTTAGCTGCCCAACTGTTAGGGTCAATCATGCTATACATAGCAAAACCGGTAATAATCTCCAGCAATATCATTATATATACGGCAAGATAGGCCGTCCGGGCCAGCGAGTTGCGCAGGTAGGGACGGTGCTGCGGTCTAAGGAACAAATAATGCAGCGTCGTGTCGACAAAACTTCCCCAGAAATGACGGGTCCAAAACCGCGGCAGCAACCTGTCGCCTTTGTTAATAATCCAACCGTATACGCGCAGAATTAGGGATGAGGTTAGTAGATAGGCGGTCACAAAGTGGTTATAGCGCATGGACTCCATCGACAAGATGTTAGTGACGGCAAATGTTGCTTCGATGCCCTGGGTTCCGATGAAAAAGGGATTGCCGATGTACAGTCCTGTAAGAAACAGGACTACTATTGCGGGAACCATGACCCAATGAAAGAGACGCAAGGCGCCGCTGAAAACATAATAGGCGTCAACGCTTTTGACAGGGTTTTTCACCCTTA comes from Thermosinus carboxydivorans Nor1 and encodes:
- the cybH gene encoding Ni/Fe-hydrogenase, b-type cytochrome subunit; its protein translation is MKNPVKSVDAYYVFSGALRLFHWVMVPAIVVLFLTGLYIGNPFFIGTQGIEATFAVTNILSMESMRYNHFVTAYLLTSSLILRVYGWIINKGDRLLPRFWTRHFWGSFVDTTLHYLFLRPQHRPYLRNSLARTAYLAVYIMILLEIITGFAMYSMIDPNSWAAKVFGPVNFLFVNEYVVHLIHHYTAWLIVLFVIVHLYMASRADWMEKGGEISGIISGVKFYEEKPEDLSDIQ